Proteins encoded by one window of Blautia argi:
- a CDS encoding Alw26I/Eco31I/Esp3I family type II restriction endonuclease, with the protein MAQDEKQWHPQFLKYMEEIVNHPNYKGLPIKKKADGSYTWIATAKSETGQKRIHWCIQKAQELGLTKTEETYPGMYADVMLKIHPTKWKVCQICGKKMSLYYHYPNANFLKALNQKFGTSFSDCDHISDIWDELINQGIRKNDIAAFLINKGKLNLDAQNSEKHEIIAALEHACRKGDKKYLGPGAMSNFPDRYDGFHTYNRCCRSVQDKGRSKENLKSYTKDRRAYEYWSDGNIHAANQFMGSSFFNGISADHIGPISLGFVHDPRYLQPMSTGDNSSKRDRLQIIDIESIIETEQRTGIYPMSWQSRLIWEFIKANYSANPDKVPTVYRDALKQNMANFMFILRTILENCPNKGETFLVSAFLEPNFYTFKYSYTFNDRGEIIDKTDRHYTERNQYETDRYQRIAIQAIYDYNKKENRNNKHNLTSTELAVLESICSSIEADVSLVKNKQLIINLIEAIEKRIICSL; encoded by the coding sequence ATGGCGCAAGATGAAAAACAATGGCATCCACAATTTCTCAAATATATGGAAGAAATCGTAAATCACCCAAATTACAAAGGATTACCAATCAAAAAGAAAGCTGATGGTTCATACACCTGGATAGCAACTGCAAAATCAGAAACAGGTCAAAAAAGAATTCACTGGTGCATTCAAAAAGCCCAGGAATTAGGCCTCACAAAAACAGAGGAAACCTATCCAGGAATGTATGCTGATGTAATGCTTAAAATTCACCCGACTAAATGGAAGGTATGCCAAATTTGTGGTAAAAAGATGTCCCTTTACTACCACTACCCGAACGCAAATTTTCTCAAAGCCTTAAACCAAAAATTTGGTACGAGTTTTTCTGACTGTGACCATATCAGCGATATCTGGGATGAACTCATCAACCAGGGTATTCGCAAAAATGATATTGCAGCTTTTCTGATTAATAAAGGAAAGCTGAATTTAGATGCACAAAATTCCGAAAAGCATGAAATTATAGCTGCATTAGAGCATGCCTGCCGTAAGGGTGATAAAAAATACCTGGGGCCAGGAGCTATGTCGAACTTTCCTGATCGTTATGACGGGTTCCATACATATAATCGCTGTTGTAGATCTGTTCAGGATAAAGGTCGTTCAAAGGAAAACCTTAAATCTTATACCAAGGACAGACGTGCGTATGAATATTGGAGCGACGGAAACATTCATGCAGCAAATCAGTTCATGGGAAGCAGCTTCTTTAATGGTATATCCGCTGACCATATTGGCCCAATTTCTTTGGGCTTTGTCCACGACCCACGCTACCTGCAGCCTATGTCTACGGGAGATAATTCTTCAAAACGTGACCGCTTACAAATCATAGATATTGAAAGCATTATCGAAACAGAACAAAGAACCGGCATATATCCCATGTCATGGCAATCAAGGTTAATCTGGGAATTTATAAAAGCAAATTATTCTGCTAATCCTGACAAAGTGCCTACTGTTTACCGCGATGCATTAAAGCAAAACATGGCAAATTTTATGTTCATTTTACGAACTATACTTGAAAATTGTCCTAACAAAGGGGAAACTTTTCTTGTTTCTGCATTTTTAGAACCAAATTTTTATACTTTCAAGTATTCCTATACCTTTAATGACAGAGGGGAAATTATTGACAAAACAGATAGACACTATACCGAACGCAATCAATACGAAACTGACAGATACCAAAGGATTGCGATTCAGGCAATCTACGATTATAATAAAAAAGAGAACCGTAACAATAAACATAATCTCACTTCAACTGAACTTGCAGTTCTTGAATCTATCTGTTCCAGCATCGAAGCTGATGTTTCTTTGGTAAAGAACAAGCAGCTTATAATTAACCTTATTGAAGCAATTGAAAAAAGAATCATCTGTTCTCTGTAA
- a CDS encoding DUF3737 family protein produces MKIIENQKFDEERALYGSNGLLVKNCYFDGPADGESAFKECNQIEAKHCLFNLRYPFWHDCGLTISHSEMTVNCRAALWYSNHVIVTDSKLHGIKAFRECSDVTIQNCDIISSEFGWSVQKICMEDTTAISEYFMMRSENLIFRRVHFQGKYSFQYIKNAQFDNCVFDTKDAFWHGENITIRNSTIKGEYLAWYSNNLILINCKIIGTQPFCYCKNLKLVDCEMVETDLAFEKSQVEATIITKVDSIKNPLTGVITVPDVGEVILDDVEAKGKIIITG; encoded by the coding sequence TTGAAAATAATAGAAAATCAAAAATTTGACGAGGAACGTGCTCTTTATGGGAGTAATGGGCTTTTGGTAAAAAATTGTTACTTTGATGGACCGGCAGATGGCGAAAGTGCATTTAAAGAATGCAACCAAATTGAAGCAAAGCACTGCCTTTTCAATCTCCGATATCCATTTTGGCATGATTGCGGACTTACTATTAGTCATTCAGAAATGACAGTAAATTGCCGAGCAGCATTGTGGTATTCCAATCATGTGATAGTAACAGACAGCAAGCTCCATGGAATCAAAGCGTTTCGAGAATGTAGTGATGTGACTATTCAAAATTGCGATATTATTTCTTCAGAATTCGGATGGTCTGTTCAGAAAATTTGTATGGAAGATACCACTGCAATCAGCGAATATTTTATGATGCGTTCAGAAAACTTAATATTCCGTAGGGTACATTTTCAAGGAAAATATTCATTCCAATACATTAAAAATGCCCAGTTTGATAATTGTGTATTTGATACTAAAGATGCATTTTGGCATGGAGAAAACATTACGATTCGAAACAGCACCATAAAAGGAGAATATCTGGCATGGTATTCTAATAATCTTATTTTGATTAACTGTAAGATCATTGGAACACAGCCTTTCTGCTATTGTAAAAATCTGAAACTGGTTGATTGTGAGATGGTTGAAACGGATTTAGCTTTTGAAAAATCACAAGTAGAAGCAACTATCATCACTAAAGTTGACAGTATTAAAAACCCTCTGACCGGAGTAATCACAGTACCGGATGTGGGAGAAGTGATTCTGGATGATGTGGAAGCAAAAGGCAAGATTATCATTACAGGTTAG
- a CDS encoding type 2 periplasmic-binding domain-containing protein, whose translation MELRVLGYFLAVAREQSIIRANQDDSKGTLTAWINKELSELEIVATYNLLFNASLMVEEGLGYAIGLDKIINTAGNNTLCFRPLSPQTEAGMHIVWKKYQVFSKASEKFIEKLKLVSL comes from the coding sequence ATGGAGTTACGTGTACTAGGTTACTTCCTTGCAGTTGCAAGAGAACAAAGCATTATTAGAGCAAATCAAGATGACAGCAAAGGCACTTTAACCGCATGGATCAATAAAGAACTATCTGAATTGGAAATTGTAGCAACTTACAATTTACTATTTAATGCATCTTTGATGGTTGAAGAAGGACTGGGATATGCCATTGGATTAGATAAAATAATCAACACAGCCGGAAACAATACGCTGTGCTTTCGACCTCTTTCTCCACAAACAGAAGCAGGTATGCACATCGTTTGGAAGAAATATCAGGTATTTTCTAAAGCGTCCGAAAAATTTATCGAAAAACTAAAATTAGTATCTTTATGA